The sequence AATCCTTAATCGTCATGCAGCATGCCGGAGCTGTACTGATTGAGACTGCTGCCGATACTGTTGCCACCAAACTTCAACGTATTGGCGTTGCGCCCCTCCGGCGACTGACAGTCGCTGGAGAAACAACGGGTGGTGGTCAAACCACCCGCGCCGGAACAGGCACTCAACACCGATACTGCAGCAGCAATCAACAGCATTTTGACGACATTCAGGCGCATGGCACGATTCCCCTCGGGATGAACAGCGACGATCTTGTCTCAGCAGACTAGGCCTGCTTCGCACGCGGCAAGATGAAACTTTGCTGATCGACAGCAGCGGTTCAGCATCGACTGCCCGCTAATCCTTGCCCGGTTTGGGTATCGCAATCCGGCTACCGGTCTTGACCTCGCGCAACGCCAGGCTGGACTGAATGGAGGCAATCCCCACCTGACGCCTGAGCACCTGCTCGATGAAGTCGCTGTAGCTATCAAGATCCTCCGCCAGCACCTGCAACACATAATCGGCATCGCCGGTGATCTTGTGACAGGCCACCACCTGCGGCAATTGCGCAATCACCGCCTCGAAAGCGTCCGGGGCATGGTCCGCATGGGTGGAAAAACGAATGTGCACGAACGCCATGATATCCAGCCCGAGCATTCGCCGATCAAGGTTGGCCTGATAGCCCTTGATGACCCCGGCCTCCTCCATGCGCTTGCGCCGTCGCCAGCACGGCGTAAGGCTCAGCGACAGCCGCTCACTGAGTTCAGCGTTGGAAATACTGGCGTCTTCCTGCAACAACTCAAGAATCGCCAGGTCGGTTTCGTCGAGACTGATGCGTTTGGATATTTTTTTCTGCACGACGCCATTCCTGAGTAAAAACGCCCGAATAATCCACTGAATCCCGAACACAAAGCAAAGAAAGCGCAGCCAAGCCGGAACAGAATATTTGCACTGGCTCACAATAACGGATGCGCAGAATGTTTACAGTTTTCAGTGATTCCCACCGTTTGCACCACGGCACCGAATTGAAGGACGGCGTGCTCAAACCGTCGTTCGAACAACCGAGTCGGGCCGACACCGTGCACAACCGGGTCAAACAGGTTGGCCTCGGGCAGATCGTCGAACCGCGCGCGTTTGACCGCTCGTGCTACATCAACGCGCACAGCGAGCGCTACGTCAGTTTTCTCGAAACTGCCTGGGGCGAATGGTGCGCCACCGGTCGCACTCACGACGCCTTGCCGCTGGTCTGGCCGGTGCGCGATCTGGCCAACGAAGAGGTGCCGACGTTCATCGACGGCAAGCTCGGCTTCTATGCCATGGACGCCGGCTCGCCCATTACCGCGACGACCTGGCAAGCGGTGAAAACCAGCGCCGACATCGCCCTCACCGGCCTGGCCCTGCTCGATGAAGGCCACGACAGCGCCTTCGCCCTGTGCCGCCCGCCCGGCCATCACGCCGCGCGGGAATACATGGGCGGTTATTGCTACCTCAACAACGCCGCCATTGCCGCGCAACAAGCCATCACCCAGGGCGCCAAACGTGTCGCGGTGCTCGACGTCGACTTCCACCACGGCAACGGCACGCAGAACATTTTTTACCAGCGCAGCGACGTCATGTTCGTCTCGCTGCACGGTGAACCCGCGGTGTCCTATCCGTACTTCTCGGGTTACAGCCACGAAGTCGGCGCGGGCGTCGGCGAGGGTTACAACCTCAACTATCCCCTGCCGAAAAACACCACCTGGAAGAGCTACCGCAACGCCCTGCTCCACGCCTGCAAAAAGCTCCAGCAGTTCGCGCCTGAAGTGCTGGTGATTTCCCTCGGTGTCGACACGTTCAAGGACGACCCCATCAGCCACTTTCTGCTGGAAAGCGAGGACTTCATCGGCATCGGCGAACTGATCGCCAGCGTCGGCTGCCCGACCCTGTTCGTCATGGAGGGCGGCTACATGGTCGATGAAATCGGCATCAATGCCGTCAACGTGCTGCACGGTTTCGAGAGCAAACGCAGCTGAGCGAGCCCGCGCTCTACAACCTTTCAATGACTGGATCGGAGAACAAGAACATGACGCTTTTTATTGATGTCGATGAGGCTGCACGCCTGTTCACCCAAGTCGGTATCCGCCGCGCCATCCGCGAAATGGCCGGCTACATCGAAGCGGACTACGCACGCTGGGCGCAGTTTGATAAATCGCCGCGCACGGCCAATCACTCGGCGGACGGCGTGATCGAGCTGATGCCCACCGACGACGGCCAGCAGTACTCGTTCAAATACGTGAATGGCCACCCGAACAACGGCCAGCAGAATTTGCTCACGGTCATGGCTTTCGGTCTGCTGGCGGATGTGCAGAGTGGCTATCCGACCCTGCTCAGCGAACTGACCTTGACCACCGCCGTGCGCACCGCAGCCACCTCCGCGCTGGTGGCGCAATCGCTGGCTCGCCCGGGTGCGACCTCGATGGCCCTGATCGGCAACGGTGCGCAAAGTGAATTTCAGGCGCTGGCCTTTCACGAAATGTTAGGCATCAGTGAAATCCGCCTCTTCGATATCGATCACGATGCGTCCCTCAAGTTGAAGCACAACCTCGCGGCGTTCCCGGACATCGAAGTGATTCTGGCCAGCGCGGTGAAGGACGCGGTCAAGGGCGCGGACATCGTCACCACGGTCACCGCCGACAAAGCCTACGCAACGATTCTGACGCCGGAAATGATCGAGCCCGGCATGCACATCAATGCGGTCGGCGGTGACTGCCCGGGTAAAACCGAACTGCACGCCGACATCCTGCGCAACGCCCGGGTCATCGTCGAGTTCGAGCCGCAAACGCGCATTGAAGGCGATATTCAGCAACTGGCAGCCGATTCCCCAGTGATCGAGTTTTTCCGCATTGTGCTGGGCGAAGTCACCGGACGCGAAAACGATGCGCAGGTGACGGTGTTCGATTCGGTGGGTTTTGCCCTGGAAGACTTTTCCTCACTGCGCTACCTCAACGACCTGGCTCAGGCGCAGCAAATCGGCCAACGCATCCACCTGGTGCCGACGCCGGCCAACATCAAAAACCTCTTCCAATTGCTGGATCCGCAACCGGCCAAAGCCTCGCGTCTGCGCACCGTCAGTTGATCGGTAATAACCGCCCCCAAGCCACAGAGGGCGATTCACCTTGTGATTAGCCGCTGCACCT comes from Pseudomonas sp. RU47 and encodes:
- a CDS encoding Lrp/AsnC family transcriptional regulator encodes the protein MQKKISKRISLDETDLAILELLQEDASISNAELSERLSLSLTPCWRRRKRMEEAGVIKGYQANLDRRMLGLDIMAFVHIRFSTHADHAPDAFEAVIAQLPQVVACHKITGDADYVLQVLAEDLDSYSDFIEQVLRRQVGIASIQSSLALREVKTGSRIAIPKPGKD
- a CDS encoding ornithine cyclodeaminase, coding for MTLFIDVDEAARLFTQVGIRRAIREMAGYIEADYARWAQFDKSPRTANHSADGVIELMPTDDGQQYSFKYVNGHPNNGQQNLLTVMAFGLLADVQSGYPTLLSELTLTTAVRTAATSALVAQSLARPGATSMALIGNGAQSEFQALAFHEMLGISEIRLFDIDHDASLKLKHNLAAFPDIEVILASAVKDAVKGADIVTTVTADKAYATILTPEMIEPGMHINAVGGDCPGKTELHADILRNARVIVEFEPQTRIEGDIQQLAADSPVIEFFRIVLGEVTGRENDAQVTVFDSVGFALEDFSSLRYLNDLAQAQQIGQRIHLVPTPANIKNLFQLLDPQPAKASRLRTVS
- a CDS encoding histone deacetylase family protein — translated: MFTVFSDSHRLHHGTELKDGVLKPSFEQPSRADTVHNRVKQVGLGQIVEPRAFDRSCYINAHSERYVSFLETAWGEWCATGRTHDALPLVWPVRDLANEEVPTFIDGKLGFYAMDAGSPITATTWQAVKTSADIALTGLALLDEGHDSAFALCRPPGHHAAREYMGGYCYLNNAAIAAQQAITQGAKRVAVLDVDFHHGNGTQNIFYQRSDVMFVSLHGEPAVSYPYFSGYSHEVGAGVGEGYNLNYPLPKNTTWKSYRNALLHACKKLQQFAPEVLVISLGVDTFKDDPISHFLLESEDFIGIGELIASVGCPTLFVMEGGYMVDEIGINAVNVLHGFESKRS